The segment TGCTGGGCATTGCGATCCGCTTCCCCATCCCCGACCTGCGGTCGGATCAGGAAAGGGGCCCTTGGTTCAAGAAGTCCCTGCAGAAGGAAATTCTCTACCTAGAGCTCGAAGACCTCGAACTGAAAACAGAATACATGGGTGGCAATTCTCCTGACCAAACAAAAATGGAGCTGACATTCAGGGAACTTATCGGTATGTGATCAGAAAGAATCTAAATGTCACTCTGAAGATGTTTTGCAGAAAGGGGAGtctctcatttacattttttttttctttgcacagGAAAGTTTCAGGAAGGACCAGACCAACCAGCTGTGCTGTTCCTTAGAGTATCTCACACCATGGATGGAGACATGACAACATCTGAAAGCGTCAAATTTGATTGGCCGAGGTGTGTTTAACTCACCAGGCTTAAACGGAGCTGTTTGATCGTGGTGCAGCTCCGTCATATCAAATCTGTCTGGGCAGGGTCGTGCTGAAGGTTAACCCCACTGCAGTCCACTCAATACTTGAGCGGGTCACAGCTGAAGATGATGAGGGGGCTGAAGACCATTCCcttgaagaggaagaggaggaaggggctgCCCATTCATTGAAGGATGTGTGTGACTTTGGCCAACCAGAACCGTCCCCCTTTTCATCACGAAGGGTTATGTATGAGAATGAGGAGGTAGGCGGTGGCTAAAGGGCCGCAGTCATCAAAGGTTATAATATGCAGCCACATTTTATGTTGCAGTGTcgtattttcctttttaatgcaCAACATAAATGCATTGAAATCAGTTTAGTAGTTTAGAAATTATCCAGGTGTGTGGATGCCACCGGCTGAAGTTCTGTCTAAAGCAGGTCAACAGGTTGCTACGTTTGTATTTTGGTGTGAGACTAACCTCTGGTTGATGTACGATAGATTTATTGTTGCGCAAACAGCGACTTGAACATAACCTGTTGACGGAGCCAGGTGGTGCCAAGTCAAGTCAaacaaatgcattgtttttttcattgcagCTGGTCATTCCTGGCGACGTCTCTGAGATGACAGAGTTCCAAGATAAAACCATGAACAGCTCCCGCTTCATTGTTGAGCTGTGTTTCCCCAACGTGCAGTTTGTTCTCCCCAGCAAGGCATTTTATGAGAAACTACACAATAGGTATGACAATTATACTATAGCAGAAAATATCAAATACAGCCACAACTACATATAAAAAATATGTGCTTTGGTTATATAGCCATGGAGTACTACTTTAATGAGATGCAAATGAAGATACTTCAGCCCACCTTTTTTCATATGAAAAACAATATGATTTATATTAAGGATAAACAATGATCTGATGCTGTGGGAGCCCACTGCTCCATCGCCAGTGGAGACGGTGGAAAGCATGCCTTATGGAGGTGGACTCTCTGTCGCCAGTCAGCTGATCAACACTTATGCCAAGGATAACTTCAGCCAGTTCCACTCTACCGGACCTGACGGTGCGATTCCACAATAAAACATACCATGACTTTGCTTTGGGTCAGCCCCATCTCATGTTAAATGTGAAGTTATGGATACATCTCAGTCATGTTTTGTGTCGTGCTTTCAGATGAGACCAGTGGGTCAGAGGAGGAGACGATGCATTACTACTCTCTCGCCTCTGACCAGCGCCTCAGGTCTCGAAAGAAGAAAAGACCCAAAATCCAGAGCAAGACCTCCCAGAGTCTGTTTTCTGTCATTGTTAACGTCAGTCACGGCCTAGTGGCTCTTCAAACGAATTCAAAGGTAAGCACACGCCCCTTTTGTTCGCTGTTTTATCCAGACTTTCCTgctatgaaatatattttttatgggCAGTGGGATTGATTTTTGCACCTTCTTCCCAAAAGGAGGACACAACTGTACTGAAAAACAAACGCGGTGAATTCTGGCTGGAGGTGAAAGATGCCGTCCTGTTCAGTGTGACTCAGTACCAAGGCTGTAAAGACCAACACTACATCTGCTTTCAAACTAGCAATATCTGCATGTTTCATCAAGGTAAACCAGCTGCATATATTCACTATGCTAATTGCACTGCGGCTGTGTATCTATGATATGTTTGAGTATTGCGATACatactgtatgtactgtattCATGCAGTTTTCTGTCGCTGATGTTTCACTCCGCTATCATGCTCAGGGCTTGTGGATGGAGTTCCTTCTGTCTCCGACATCAGGTTACCCTGTAGGACACGCCCCCACTTGTTGGAACCAACTATCTACCAGTCAGAGGTGCCTCCTGAGAGAACCCCGACACCCTCAGAAGGCATTGGTCTCGAGGCCCACAGCATGGTGTCTGTCGCTGTCAAAATCTCATCGCCGAATGGAGAACGCAATGTCAAGGTGAAGTACTCAAATGGGTAACATACTTATATACCGGTACGCTGTCGCAAACGCAGCTTCGATATTTACGGTTGAGGTCAGTGTGCTTACCTGCCAAACCCCCGCCTCTCAGCAGACCCGCATTTTCAAGGTGACATAATTTGACTTTCCCCACACTtgaaatatttgtaaaataatggACAGCAATATTTCAACTGGACGTCGATTATTGggttatatttgaaagcaagtGTTCTATCGGCAGCATGCTTTTAATGTTAAAGCAACTTTTTAAGTAGGTCACTCAACACTGTTTTGGTTTTCTGCTAACTGTGGCGACGGGCGTGTCCACATTCATGCAGGAATTTCTGGTTGCTGTTGGAGTGAGAGGAGCCACGCTGCAGCACAGAGTGGTCCCGTCCAGCCTGGGCTGGTATGAGCAGGTACACCGAGATGGAATTAATACTTCACAAACATAtgtctgattggtttgctgtCACTTGAAGAGAAAttaattgaataaaaataatgcatatataattatattaccAATTGGTTTGCAATAGATTGTCGACTTCCTGAACGTTTTTGACGAGCCTGTCTTGGGTTATGCCCCTCCTACGTCCGTCACCACCCTTCACTTACACCTGTGGAGCTGTTCTCTAGACTACAGGTAATCTCGACCTCACACCTGCCTCAAAACAGATGCTTGGGTTTGTATAGTAATAtggacttttttttgtcttcaaccATCTGGACAGACCCCTTTACCTTCCACTCAAATCGCTGCTGCTGGTAGAGACCTTCAGCATCTCCAGCAGTGTCTCTTTAGACCATTCCTCTTCTACACTCAGGTACGGAAGGGATTCGCCACCGATGTAAGATTATTGTCGTGATGTAAATGCATCAGGATTAAACGGGAAAAGTTGTGTTTGctgaatataaaatgttttgcacAGGATCATTTTAGATGAAGCGGCTCTGTTCATATCAGACAAGAGTAATGTCATCGCTGTCAATCTGGCGCGTGGTAAGTCAACTCCGTTATTGGATTCAATTAACCACTTCAAATGTTTGCTTTAATGTATGCCCCCCTCCCTTCTCAAGATTATGTCCAAGTGGTTGACATGGGAACACTGGAGCTGAGGATTACAGCTGTCAAACCCGGAGTGGATGGAATGTTGGTAAGCGCCGATCTTTTCTAAGTGACACGGTTTAAAATGTTGTCTCTCTGAGAAGCTTGAACATTTTGTGCGCAATGTTCTCTTGAATGATAGTCAGAGCCCAGGTTTGAGCTGCGTTGTTCCAGTGATGTCATTCACATCCGAACCTGTTCGGACTCCTGTGCCGCTCTCATGAACCTCATCCAGTATGTAGCCAATTACGGAGACTTATTGCCTCCTGCAGAACCAGAGGCCAAATACAGCAGCACTACACACAGGACCAAGGTCAGCATGAGCCAGGATTACATGACCATAGGGGTCATACTTGCCTTGATTAAGTATATGCTTCAGCAGGCGGAGTTTCCCGGCTGTTCCACGTCTCAGACGCTCTTACTGGCTGAGaatgagcagcagatgctgcaggatctgATGAGCGAAGCGATGGAGGAGACCGACGGGCAGCATGGATCAGGACTGCAGCAGAACGGTGATGACTTTGCTCACTAAAGATTAACGCTTAAGCTGCATTAATTGTGTAACTTTCCTTGACTAGAGTTTGTGCTTTTTCTACACATCAATAGGTGCAAATGAGGAGAGTAACCACGACCACAACCAGCCTCACTCAGACCTGTTCCTCTTCCCGGATGAGAGCGGAAACTTGAATCAGGATTCAGGTCCCACTTTCCCCATGCTCCATTCACCCCTCATCACTCCCGTCCCCAATCTGGCCCAAGAGACTGATGACTTCTGTATCCTGGATACGCCAGGGTCCCGAAGAGAGGTCAGCATGTGCTCCGTTCACGTAGGCACTGCTACCCGACAGAGAGACTTTACAATCCCTCCAACTCACTGGTAACCAATATGTGTTTCAGGATCTTGATCAGGAGCCAGTCGTAAAGCAGCTTACACTCCTCCCAGTTGAAATCAAAGATGACCACTTTGGTCAGCCTCTAGATCGGAGTGATTCCAGCCAGGGAGTCGTGAACTTTCCCATCCCAGAGGTGCGCTACCTCATTAAGGAGATTTCGGTCATCTGGCACCTCTATGGCGGAAAAGACTTGGGTGGTACATCTTTTACATCCTCTCCTACTAGAAGCCGGGGGTGAGCTGTTCACTAGACGCGCACTGTTTTTAAACGTGCTCAGGAATAAACAGACATTTTATACACCATTTTCCACCTTTAAAGGTCGACCCCTCATAGCTCCCCATCTCAAACTCCAATCAGGCAGGCCAAAGCTTCGGGATGGGcaggaggtggaagaggaagaaatcCTGATATCCTGATGGAGATACAGCTCAGTAAGGTAAGCTTCATCTTTGCCTGAACAAAGCGCAGGAACCTTGGATAGTTTCTTGAccatttaactgatttttgttgtttttttaaaacacctTTTTCCAAGGTGAGGTTTCAGCACGAGGTGTACCCACAGACTCCTTCCAGGCCGGCGATGGATCAGCCAGTCTCCCGGCAGGTCTTCGTTGTGCAGGACTTGGAGATCCGGGACAGACTAGCTGCCTCGCAGATGAATAAGTTCCTCTACTTGTATTCCAGCAAGGAACTGCCCAGAAAGGCTCATTCTAACATGGTGAGGAATGTAACACACAAATGAACCCAGTGGAGTCCAAGGCTGGTGTaaccttttttgtgtgcttttagaTGACAGTTAAGGCTCTTCACATGTGTCCCGAGTCAGGCCAGGCTCCCCAGGAGTGCTGTTTGCGCGTTTCCTTGATGCCTCTTCGTCTCAATATTGATCAGGTAAAGCATGATTTGACCTATAAATCAAATGTACTGTATGTAGCCACATCCTGAGCAACATGTTCTTACGATGGCCTcgatttgtgtttatttgttttttgtttatttgaaggACGCCCTGTTCTTCTTGAAGGATTTCTTTACCAGTCTTGCTACTGAAGTTGAGTTTTTCTCACCACCTGCTCAAGATGGTAAACTTTATTATTCACAGATAATTCTAGCTTGAACGTTTTTTAACTTGACCATCCCTTCCAAGCAGACTACTGATCAGTTTCTGTTTTCTATAGCCGTCTGTGCTTCCGCAAAAAAATTGGCCACGCCGGAgatctcctgcagcttctccaagCACGCCAGCGGCACCCAAGACCCGGCCCCGATCATCTCGGTGCCTGCTCAGAGACGCTTGAACCACAATGGCTTCTTCACATCTAGTAGGGAGGAATTGATCGAAATCGAAGCCTCTGCTCCTTCCTTTACAGACCAGCCCATCTTCTTTAGGTCAGTGTTAGATAATTAAATAAGGAAAGTATTTCTGAACAAATAATTTAATTGCTTTTGTCCATGTTTGGTAACTTTTTATCTTCTTGACAGGGAGTTTAGATTTACCTCTGAGGTTCCTATTCGTCTGGATTATCATGGGAAACACGTTTCAATGGAACAGGTACATGATTTTAGGAGGCTCTGCATTATTTCCACATTacagatttgtatttgtgtggtATTAATGTTTTTAGATCTGCTTTGTTCCAGGGAACATTTGCTGGAATCATTATCGGATTGACACAGCTGAATTGTTCAGAGCTGAAGCTGAGGCGTCTCTGCTATAGACAAGGGTATGATTATGTGTCAGGAACTAATCACAGGGAACCAATAATCATTCCTAGGAAGCTAAtatatttctgtctctcagatTATTAGGTGTGGATAAACTGTTTTCTTATGCAATAAATGAGTGGTTGAATGACATAAAGAAGAACCAGCTTCCAGGACTACTGGGTGGTGTTGGGCCGATTCACTCACTGGTCCAACTGGGTGAGTGCACAAATGGTTGATGTTTCCCGTGTTTGTGGTTTTATCAGATGAGATTACGTTTCACGGGCTTTAATGCTTATCGTAAACCGTAAAAACAGTCATTAGAGCGCTCACGGTTTAACTTTGTATTACTACAACAGTTGTAATCAAagtgtattattatttccttttcttAAGAAGGATTGGTGTCtttaaagtcattttattttttccctaaTTATTTCATTAATAAACTGCTATGAAAGTAATTAATGCTGTGTGAGCTTATTAATCCAGCTATATGTGTCATTTGCCTGTTAAAATGAATTTGCTCTTCAGTTCAGGGATTCAGGGACTTGGTCTGGCTCCCGATCGAGCAGTACAGGAAAGACGGTCGGATTGTCCGCGGGTTTCAACGTGGCACCGCCTCCTTTGGAACTTCTACTGCTATGGCTGCTCTGGAGCTGACCAACAGGATGGTCCGAACCATCCAGGTGAACTTGTCTTTCTGctgccacaaaaaaataatcatctgcATTTGCTTCCAGAAACCATAACGCATTCATTCTGTGTCATCTTCAGTCGGCGGCTGAGACGGCCTATGACATGGTATCTCCAGTGCCCGATGAGAGGGACGCAAAAAGGATCAAACGGTTCACCCATTACGGACTTGCTCATCAGCCTGTTGACCTGAGGGAAGGTGTCGCCAAAGCCTATACGGTGGTAAAAGAGGTAAAAGAATTACTTCAGTTACACTAATTGAAAGAAACGCAACATTTTTGATGAGGATTTTATGGCGTTTCCATCTACAGGGGATCACAGACACAGCACTGACCATCTATGACACGGCCACCCGGGAGCACGAGCAGCGTGGGATGACGGGGGCAGTGGGTGGGGTTCTCCGACAGCTGCCACCAGCCGTGGTTAAACCGCTCATTATGGCGACTGAAGCTACAGCCAATGTCTTGGGCGGGATGAGGAACCAAATTCACCCCGATGCACGCCAGGAGGAGTCTCAGAAATGGAGGCAGGGTGAGGATTAACTTGTTGCCATGTGCCACCAAGACTGTTGCAGAAATAGCCAGTAAATGCATTGGAAACTTCTCGTCAAAGTATTTGCATCTCAGAGGTGCATGTTCTGCCCCGGTGTAGAGAATATTATTCATCTCATGGCAATTTGAGGAACTGTGATTCGGCTCGTGTCAGTTTCAGTTCCCTGGCTGTGCCTTCATGCTTATCAGCATTGTCAAACTGTACGATTAATCAAAGGGATGTATAAAGACTGATGGTTTAATAAGCCACACATTGACTTTGTGTGGATTCTGTACTGTTGTGGGATAga is part of the Brachionichthys hirsutus isolate HB-005 chromosome 18, CSIRO-AGI_Bhir_v1, whole genome shotgun sequence genome and harbors:
- the atg2b gene encoding autophagy-related protein 2 homolog B, which codes for MPWPFSESIKKRACRYLLHRYLGNFLQEKLSLDQLSLDLYQGTGSLAQVPLDKWSLNELLETADAPFEVTAGFIQTISLNIPWAALLQENCALEVKGLEMVLRPRPRAASGTEPMYWSSFMTSSMQLAKECLSQKLTDDMGESFQPFEGLEKFAETIESVLRRVKMTFLDTVLRVEYIPENSKTGIALEFRINKIVYRDETAVESSNVNVHQPITFAHKNMQMEGITVFWDEFSDLTRAGCKSSPTATETEPKLSPSWNPKIICEPHPQFTEPLSSTTHFEPVQVGNLSGKIELSLTLKNNLTMPGAKLDVVGDIDTLVILLSPRQVHLLLDLFGAFSSGGSQEWAKDRKSRPMQQEDEYRLHMELNRCLKKDSVVPGADPDLFESHTTRTVSSRDDVFFSMADMDMSHSLSSLPPLGEPPTVDLDLSLNSNYSASPGESPSGNATAIWDDYLDAPHQKGMQTLETPVQSRDSQLPQKPPRQTSHPSKTHGDESRPELVLRLTLRSLVVSVLHIDPLPPPDAAPSPLGPMAAHFFSTVGPDNLTPADFIQSRTVLNQACPHDHLRFVGQGLNINYEHCQGSNLRTFSTDVSLNQMEFLECLFPSDAISGGSQRGIQYTELLTFDTTAGAAAPLTTCLHLLYKQAVRRGPQGGQVRLSTVPRKAEIHVELGPVRCELDVSIVDRLNSLLQPQKLAKAELVASHLYTSYNKHVSLHKAFTEVFLDDHHTPTNCHVSLTVSAPVLGIAIRFPIPDLRSDQERGPWFKKSLQKEILYLELEDLELKTEYMGGNSPDQTKMELTFRELIGKFQEGPDQPAVLFLRVSHTMDGDMTTSESVKFDWPRVVLKVNPTAVHSILERVTAEDDEGAEDHSLEEEEEEGAAHSLKDVCDFGQPEPSPFSSRRVMYENEELVIPGDVSEMTEFQDKTMNSSRFIVELCFPNVQFVLPSKAFYEKLHNRINNDLMLWEPTAPSPVETVESMPYGGGLSVASQLINTYAKDNFSQFHSTGPDDETSGSEEETMHYYSLASDQRLRSRKKKRPKIQSKTSQSLFSVIVNVSHGLVALQTNSKEDTTVLKNKRGEFWLEVKDAVLFSVTQYQGCKDQHYICFQTSNICMFHQGLVDGVPSVSDIRLPCRTRPHLLEPTIYQSEVPPERTPTPSEGIGLEAHSMVSVAVKISSPNGERNVKEFLVAVGVRGATLQHRVVPSSLGWYEQIVDFLNVFDEPVLGYAPPTSVTTLHLHLWSCSLDYRPLYLPLKSLLLVETFSISSSVSLDHSSSTLRIILDEAALFISDKSNVIAVNLARDYVQVVDMGTLELRITAVKPGVDGMLSEPRFELRCSSDVIHIRTCSDSCAALMNLIQYVANYGDLLPPAEPEAKYSSTTHRTKAEFPGCSTSQTLLLAENEQQMLQDLMSEAMEETDGQHGSGLQQNGANEESNHDHNQPHSDLFLFPDESGNLNQDSGPTFPMLHSPLITPVPNLAQETDDFCILDTPGSRREDLDQEPVVKQLTLLPVEIKDDHFGQPLDRSDSSQGVVNFPIPEVRYLIKEISVIWHLYGGKDLGGTSFTSSPTRSRGSTPHSSPSQTPIRQAKASGWAGGGRGRNPDILMEIQLSKVRFQHEVYPQTPSRPAMDQPVSRQVFVVQDLEIRDRLAASQMNKFLYLYSSKELPRKAHSNMMTVKALHMCPESGQAPQECCLRVSLMPLRLNIDQDALFFLKDFFTSLATEVEFFSPPAQDAVCASAKKLATPEISCSFSKHASGTQDPAPIISVPAQRRLNHNGFFTSSREELIEIEASAPSFTDQPIFFREFRFTSEVPIRLDYHGKHVSMEQGTFAGIIIGLTQLNCSELKLRRLCYRQGLLGVDKLFSYAINEWLNDIKKNQLPGLLGGVGPIHSLVQLVQGFRDLVWLPIEQYRKDGRIVRGFQRGTASFGTSTAMAALELTNRMVRTIQSAAETAYDMVSPVPDERDAKRIKRFTHYGLAHQPVDLREGVAKAYTVVKEGITDTALTIYDTATREHEQRGMTGAVGGVLRQLPPAVVKPLIMATEATANVLGGMRNQIHPDARQEESQKWRQGED